A genomic region of Leptolyngbya sp. NIES-2104 contains the following coding sequences:
- a CDS encoding cytochrome P450, which produces MQQLTLEIVGEALFSTGLDAQIDTFSTAFRRSAEFINDRINNPFKTPMWLPTKAHRQFIGNRDRLQQIALELIQTRRHQENVPLDLLAMLMAAEDADTGTHMSDAELLDEVMTLMIAGHETVSVTLAWTFHLLGNHPEVRHQLEDEIETVLKRHPPSAEDYLRLPYTRQVIEEALRLYPPVWALSRETLRADEIQGYPIPPETFVLVATYFTHRHPEFWSAPEAFNPDRFTEAETAKRHKFAYHPFGGGSRICIGNQFALMEATLILSTLVQRFDLEPASTHPVEIDPTFTLRPKGGLPMRLIHRSP; this is translated from the coding sequence ATGCAGCAGTTGACGCTGGAAATTGTCGGAGAAGCATTATTCAGTACGGGCTTAGATGCTCAGATCGACACCTTCTCAACTGCATTTCGTCGCTCCGCAGAATTTATCAACGATCGCATCAACAATCCATTCAAAACGCCCATGTGGTTGCCAACAAAAGCGCATCGACAGTTTATTGGGAACCGCGATCGCTTGCAGCAGATTGCCCTCGAACTGATTCAAACGCGGCGACATCAAGAGAATGTGCCACTCGATTTGCTGGCGATGCTGATGGCTGCTGAAGATGCCGATACAGGAACACACATGAGTGACGCGGAACTACTCGATGAAGTGATGACGCTGATGATTGCAGGTCATGAAACGGTCAGCGTGACGCTTGCTTGGACATTCCATCTTTTAGGCAATCATCCTGAAGTGCGGCATCAACTCGAAGATGAAATTGAGACTGTCCTCAAGCGGCATCCACCGAGTGCAGAGGATTATCTGCGGCTTCCCTACACGCGCCAGGTAATTGAGGAAGCATTACGCCTGTATCCTCCAGTTTGGGCGCTTTCCCGTGAAACGCTGCGAGCAGATGAAATTCAAGGCTACCCGATTCCTCCAGAAACCTTTGTCCTCGTTGCCACTTATTTCACACATCGGCATCCTGAATTCTGGAGCGCTCCCGAAGCATTCAATCCGGATCGCTTCACCGAAGCGGAAACCGCAAAACGCCATAAGTTCGCGTACCATCCGTTTGGTGGTGGATCTCGAATCTGTATTGGCAATCAATTTGCACTGATGGAAGCTACGTTAATTCTTTCGACCTTGGTACAACGGTTTGACCTAGAGCCAGCTTCCACGCACCCTGTCGAGATTGATCCAACGTTTACCTTACGCCCCAAGGGTGGACTTCCGATGCGGTTGATCCACCGATCGCCCTGA
- a CDS encoding ankyrin repeat domain-containing protein, producing the protein MKSLNSATPNPIQVVRQPWQHLTLWALSTLGWLILFPIFWFLTLQSLAIWMLGQSVWMGHLALWLLLGRSSLVTWSTFAILTTAPPALSYSACRKVGVKGLLPIAILSALLIPVGLKIGRIDTQGTILAPLEIAAKGGDLPKARGLMLTLTRRYHRYEFFTNGGDLIRLGIDPNVQGDMGNTPLMTVLDEPTYVQQLIELGANVNIKNQAGETAIDLATNPQTIQLLKQAGARSGRSE; encoded by the coding sequence ATGAAGTCTCTTAATTCTGCTACCCCGAATCCCATTCAAGTCGTTCGTCAACCTTGGCAACACCTGACTCTATGGGCACTCTCTACACTCGGTTGGCTCATTCTCTTTCCCATTTTTTGGTTTCTCACCCTTCAAAGCTTGGCAATCTGGATGCTAGGGCAAAGTGTTTGGATGGGACACCTTGCACTCTGGCTACTCCTGGGTCGATCTAGCCTCGTTACTTGGTCTACTTTTGCGATTCTCACCACAGCTCCCCCAGCATTGAGCTACTCTGCTTGCCGCAAGGTCGGTGTTAAAGGTTTGCTCCCAATCGCGATTCTTTCTGCGCTTTTAATTCCAGTTGGATTGAAGATTGGACGCATTGACACCCAGGGCACGATCCTTGCACCTCTAGAAATTGCAGCGAAAGGTGGTGATTTACCGAAAGCCCGTGGCTTAATGCTGACTCTGACTCGTCGCTATCATCGCTACGAGTTCTTCACCAATGGGGGCGATCTCATTCGCTTAGGAATTGACCCAAACGTGCAAGGAGATATGGGCAATACGCCGTTGATGACGGTTCTCGATGAGCCAACCTACGTTCAACAGTTGATCGAGTTAGGGGCGAACGTTAATATCAAAAATCAGGCTGGAGAAACTGCGATTGACTTAGCGACGAACCCACAAACGATTCAACTTCTGAAACAAGCAGGAGCGAGATCGGGACGTTCAGAATAG
- a CDS encoding aldo/keto reductase, with the protein MTIMRTLKLLSGQIIPVLGMGTWQMGERSRDFATEVAALRHGIDLGLSLIDTAEMYGEGGAEKVVAQAITNRRTEVFLVSKVYPHNASKRGTIAACDRTLKRLNTDYLDLYLLHWRGSVPLAETLEAFQTLQQAGKIRSYGVSNFDVEDMEESARLKGGTEIVTNQVLYNLTRRGIEWDLIPWCQRHRIPIIAYSPIEQGRLVNHRSLQAIAQERGATISQIAIAWLLHQENVIVIPKSSQINHIEQNRAALDLKLSLEELAMLDATFPPPTQPVPLQML; encoded by the coding sequence ATGACAATCATGCGAACCCTGAAACTGCTCTCTGGACAAATCATTCCCGTTCTTGGTATGGGCACTTGGCAGATGGGTGAAAGAAGCCGCGATTTTGCAACTGAAGTCGCTGCCCTGCGCCACGGGATAGATCTGGGGCTGTCGCTGATTGATACTGCTGAAATGTATGGTGAAGGGGGAGCCGAGAAAGTCGTTGCTCAAGCCATTACAAATCGTCGTACAGAAGTCTTTCTCGTTAGTAAAGTCTATCCACACAATGCGTCGAAGCGAGGGACAATCGCGGCTTGCGATCGCACTCTCAAACGACTAAACACCGATTACCTCGATCTTTACCTACTCCATTGGCGAGGTTCTGTGCCGTTAGCAGAAACGTTAGAAGCATTTCAAACTTTGCAGCAAGCGGGCAAAATTCGTAGCTATGGAGTGAGTAATTTTGATGTGGAGGATATGGAAGAATCGGCTCGACTCAAGGGTGGAACCGAGATTGTGACGAATCAAGTGCTTTACAACTTAACGCGGCGCGGGATTGAGTGGGATCTAATCCCTTGGTGTCAGCGACATCGGATTCCAATTATAGCTTATTCCCCGATCGAGCAGGGACGGTTAGTAAATCACCGCAGTCTTCAAGCGATCGCTCAGGAACGTGGAGCAACGATCTCGCAAATTGCGATCGCCTGGCTACTGCATCAAGAGAATGTAATTGTGATTCCAAAATCGAGCCAGATCAATCATATTGAGCAAAATCGTGCCGCTTTAGATCTGAAACTTAGTCTTGAGGAACTTGCAATGCTAGACGCTACTTTTCCACCACCCACTCAGCCAGTTCCGCTCCAGATGTTGTAG
- a CDS encoding cytochrome P450, which translates to MTLSTTLPGPTNYIAFSKAYRDDPLNAYGQAWKTYGDLIRFKAIPGADIYLAVHPDAVAHVLTSHGQLYQKARSVHQPLSLLLGNGILISEGESWLRQRRLMNPAFHRQSVMNLAAVMTRFAQARTPAVERSLRSAGNTIPQAQSLMLQKKCSS; encoded by the coding sequence ATGACATTATCAACGACCCTACCAGGACCCACGAACTATATTGCGTTTTCAAAAGCCTATCGAGATGACCCACTCAACGCTTATGGTCAAGCCTGGAAAACCTATGGCGACTTGATTCGATTCAAGGCAATTCCGGGAGCAGATATTTACCTCGCGGTACATCCTGATGCAGTGGCTCACGTTCTCACCAGTCACGGGCAACTCTATCAAAAAGCTCGGAGTGTGCATCAACCTTTGAGTTTGCTGCTGGGAAATGGCATCTTGATTAGCGAAGGAGAAAGCTGGCTGCGGCAACGACGGTTAATGAATCCCGCATTTCATCGGCAAAGTGTGATGAATTTAGCAGCCGTAATGACTCGGTTTGCTCAGGCGCGAACACCTGCGGTGGAGCGAAGCTTGCGCAGCGCTGGGAACACTATCCCACAGGCACAATCATTGATGTTGCAGAAGAAATGCAGCAGTTGA